The ANME-2 cluster archaeon sequence CGCAGCCTCAACCGTCCTCAATTCCAGGTCAGTCTCAAGAGCCGTAACACCCATATCCCTGAAAAATCCCAGTGTCCTGCTGTAGTTAAGATTGGTCTGCAAATAAGCATCTTTAACCTCTTCCGATTCATCCCGCAGCAAATGGTCCACCCACGGACATGCCTCAGACGTATGCACAATACCCCGCCCTGCCACCACAGCACTAAAACCATCAAGCATACCATCCCGATCCAAAGAGTACAGCACGCCCACATCATTGACCACCAGCCTTACACCATGCGGCAGCCCCCTGATAAATTCCAGCACCCGGTCATAATGTTTCTGCGGTGTGATGGGCGTGACCACTGCCAGGTCATCCACCTGTGAAGCAATCTCTGCCACCTCCCCAGGACTGGGTAACTTATGGACACAGCACTCGCTTCCAATACCCACATTCAACCCGAACTCCCTTGAAAGCTCAAGAACCAGTCCGATCTTTGCCATATCAGCAGTCCGTATCTCTATCACGCGTTAACCTCTAAATATATGAATCATTGATGGGCGTCTTTAAGTACTTGCATCTGTCCTGGTCACACAGCATCATCCAGAAAGGTATCTCCTCCAGCACCCATGCCTTTATCTCGCCCGGCACAGCACCGTCCAGGACCATATCAATAGCACTGCGGTAGGTCTGGATTATGGTTCGTATCATCTCAGGGTTCATGCACCTGCCAACCACTTTCAGGGCAGATACTCCGGCATCCATCAAATCCCCTATACTGCACAGCGAGCAGTCCGTCCCAGCATCCAGGATATTATGCAGCCTGCCGTCTTCCGACACCCTGTAATTCGCCCTGCACGGCAGTCCCAGGCTGATACTTTCATCAGCATTATGGATCAGGTGGCAGGTGCCATTAATATTAGAACACCCGAACTGCCCGAACAATTCAAGCTCAATTCCCAGGCCAGATAGCTGGCGTATCTCGTCTATGGTTATCTTGAACGGGAGGACTACTTTTGCTACCCCCATGCCCTTGAGCATCTCTAACTGCCCC is a genomic window containing:
- a CDS encoding U32 family peptidase — translated: MGSQNKMNLMAPAESMATAVNVIEAGADEIYLGLETPGLVNLNLSGRGRSCNAKDQAELSDIVTYAHDRGVLVDYTVNTPFMADTLEEMYIEHVMRGVDAGVDALIVGEFGALALLHEMDLGIPMHASVLLNNFNRGQLEMLKGMGVAKVVLPFKITIDEIRQLSGLGIELELFGQFGCSNINGTCHLIHNADESISLGLPCRANYRVSEDGRLHNILDAGTDCSLCSIGDLMDAGVSALKVVGRCMNPEMIRTIIQTYRSAIDMVLDGAVPGEIKAWVLEEIPFWMMLCDQDRCKYLKTPINDSYI